AATAGGTGCTTGAGGAAAGTAACGAGAGATATGATCACCAATATTCTTAGCTACACCACCAAGCTCGAAATCATCGAACCTCTCATTGGCGTGAAAATACCCAACAACGCCCACTCCCTTTGCAGCATAATACTCTTCTATCTGACCCAATTCAATTAACCACACATATAAGCAAAATTGAAGCGAAAGCTTAGATCTTGACGAGAGGAAGAGAGCTTACCAGAATAAGAGAGATCTCAAGCTGAGGGAGGAGACCGATATGGGAGTGGAAGAGTGGGACTGAGTCGGTGATCTCAACAACGTCGTCGTTTCCGGGAGAGACACGGCCGAGAAGGACAGCGTTGACGGCGGATGCCTTGTGCTTTAGGGCATGGAGAACTAGCTTTATGTAGGCATTCTGAGCGATCTCGTACTTCAACTCGCCACCCATGACTCACTGATTCCGAGCTTTGGCTGAATCGCTGagtagagaaagagagagagagagagctgagaaacGCAGTGAGTCCAccaaagtttgagtttttttcttCTGTAGATTTGGGAAGAAAGAATCTTTGGTTGAAGATACCAAACGTCGTCGTTTTCTTTGTTTC
The Humulus lupulus chromosome 6, drHumLupu1.1, whole genome shotgun sequence DNA segment above includes these coding regions:
- the LOC133783346 gene encoding ER membrane protein complex subunit 8/9 homolog, yielding MGGELKYEIAQNAYIKLVLHALKHKASAVNAVLLGRVSPGNDDVVEITDSVPLFHSHIGLLPQLEISLILIEEYYAAKGVGVVGYFHANERFDDFELGGVAKNIGDHISRYFPQAPILLLDNKKLASLEKSKDRSPVMQLYAKDASKNWKLVGSDGGYLLTTKEPSANVVLLDYISTEKWQEVVDFDDHLDDISKDWLNPELFK